From the Alkaliphilus flagellatus genome, the window TTCCTGTGGCATTACAAAATACCAATAGGAAGATACTATCTACAGAAGAAATTATCTGTATTGCAATTATTACAGCTTTAGTACTATCAGGTATTAATGAAGTATATATATTGGGGCTTTCCCTTAGAAACATTTTAGGAATATTAATGACAATTCTATTTGCATACAATGGTGGAGCAAGTATAGGTGCCGCTGTAGGTATAACATTAGGGCTAATAACAAGTATGTCCACAGGCAGTACTCCAATTGTTATCGGTATATTTGGATTTTCCGGTCTTTTAGCAGGTATATTTAAAGATATAGGAAAGGTAGGTAGTGCCTTCGGCTTTTTAATGGGAAATGCAATACTAACCTTCTATATTAACGGATATTATGAAATATTTATTCAATTTAAAGAAGTCGCAGTAGCCTTTGTATTATTTTTAGCTCTGCCCTATACTTGGATTTCTCAAATGGAGAAGTTTTGCAATACTCGCACAGGTATTTTAAACTCCAGTAAGACCCATAGCGATAGAATGAGAAAACTTACATACGAAAAATTAAAGGAATGTGCTACTACCTTTGGAGAACTTTCTACTACCTTCGAAAAAATATCAGAAAAGCAGGAGCTTTTCGCTAATGAAGATTTATCAAAATTAATTGAAAAAGTAGCAAACAATGTATGTCATAACTGCGGTATGAAAAGAAGCTGCTGGGATCAGAACTTTAACACTACATATCAGGGAATGTTAGATATGTTAATTTATATAGAAGAAAAAGGGATGCTACATTACGATGATATACCAAAGCCTATGCAAAAACGGTGCATTAGGATAAAGGCAGTAATGGAGAAAATAGCCCATCTTTATGAACTTAGTTATTTAAATATGGTATGGAAGCAAAGGTTAATAGAAAGCAGAGAGCTGGTAGGCGAGCAGCTAAGAGGTGTAGCTAAAGTAATAGAAGAGCTGGCTATAAATGTTAACGATAAGGTACAATTCGATGTAGACTTAGAAGATTCTATCTATGTTGCTTTAGATAAGGCAGGTTTATCCGTAAAAAACATTATGGTATCTAATAGTGAGAAAGGAAACTTAGAAATAGTTGTAGATAAAAAACAATGCTACAATCGTGACCATTGTAATGATAAATTCCTTTCCGTAGTATCTGGGGCAGTAGGAGCAACACTTGTTAAAAAGTCCCGTAACTGTAGTAGACAAGAAGGTAATGAAAGTTGCAGCTTTACATTGGTAGAAGCCAACAAATATGCCACATGTACAAAATCTGCAGTAGCCATCAAGGAAGGAAACCAGCTGTCAGGGGATAGCCATACCTTTATGGAATTGAAAAATGGACAATATATGACAGCCCTTAGCGATGGAATGGGTACAGGAGATAAGGCACACCTACAGTCCAGTGCTACTATAGACATGTTAGAAAAAATGATGGAGGCAGGTTTTCATAGAGAAATTGCAATTAAAACCATCAATTCAATGTTAATGCTTAAGTCATCAGACGAAATGTTTGCCAGCTTAGATATGACATTAATTGATCTATATAAAGGAACGGCAGATTTTATTAAGATAGGAAGTTCGCCAAGCTTTATAAAGCGTCAAAATGGAAAGATAGATGAAATTACATCCTCTACTTTACCTATAGGTATTTTAACGGATATACAGGTTGAAGGTAATATGCAAAACCTAGAAGATGGAGATCTTATAATTACCGTTTCAGATGGAATAATAGACTCCAATCAAGAGCAGGGAGAAAAATGGCTTATAGAATTTTTAAAAAATACTAAGTCTTTAAATCCCCAAGAAATTGCAGACGGCATACTCCACAATGCTCTTAAATTTACTCAAAACATAGCTACTGACGATTTAACAGTACTAGTAACCAAGGTTTGGGAGGTTAACTAAGTAACTATAAAAAATATATAAACTAAAAAAGAACCCCTTCTTACGAAACATTATCGAAGAAGGGGTTACTTTTGTTTATTTTATTTAAGGGAGAATTAATAACTATTATTTAGTCACTGGAACCGTTAGAGCATTATTAACTATAACAGCAATTTGTCCACGATTAATAGGAGTATTAGGAGATAATTTAATGTTTTTATCAAGTCCTAAATCCTTAGCCTTATTAATGTAGTTATTAGGCCACTCGCCTTGAACGTACTTTTCATAACCTAATATACGAATAATAACAGCCAGAGCCTGAACATATGTGATTTGTTCTTCAGGTCTAAAGGTTTTGTCCTCAAACCCTTTAATTAAATTTTGTGAAGTAGCAATATTAACATAGCCAGAAGCCCAATGATTTGCTGTCACATCTTTAAAGGCTGTATTTCCCTTACGGCTCTCTTGTAAATTCTCTAGGCCCTCTATTCTAACTGCTAATGCAGCAAATTCAGCCCGTGTAATGTTTTTATCAAGCCTTAGGGTGTTGTCCTCGTAGCCAGTATAAAGGCCAAGTTTTCTTAAATATTCTCCTGCCTGCTCCTCTACAGATAAAGCATGAGTAACATTTAGAGAAAAACTAAACAACAATAAAAAACATAAAAAAACAGATAAGATCTTTCTCATAGTGCTCACCTCTTTCGTATTACATAACAACTAAAGATCTTATAAGTATTATAACAGATGTATAGATAGTGTTATATTAAGGTTATATTACAAAAAAAAATTAAAAATAAAAAAATTTTATGTACAAGCAGGACTTTTTACAAAAGTAAAGAATATATATTAAGTATTACGGATTATACCGTCAATTTATAATGGTAGTAACAAAGATGAAAGTAAATTGTAATGATACTGTAATGGTATTTTTACCGCTTTAGGTGTATAATTGTTAGTGTGAAGGTTGCTTAGAGAGCTAATGCTTGAATAACTAACTATCTAAAGAGAATATTACAGTTATATTACAATCTTCATCTTTACATTGACCAAGTAATAGGTCGATGGTATAATTCTTGATATAGTATGCGATGACATTACATAAAACGGTTGTAGTCGCATCTATATAATTTTAAAGCTGGTCGGTTTTTATGAGAGGGGTTACGACCAAGCTTAAAATTTAACCCACTCTAAAAAAGAAACCAATATCAAGAAGGAGGAACACATAATGAAGAAAGTATTATCATTTATACTTGTACTTTCAATGGTACTTGGAAGCTTCGGTATGGCTTTCGCAGCTCCAGCAGCAGGTAGTGATATCGCTGGACACCAAAACGAAAAAGCTATCCTAAGACTAAACAAACTAGGTATCGTTAAAGGTGACGACAGAGGATTCGCTCCAGATGCTAGCATCACAAGAGCAGAATTTGCAGTATTAGTAGTAAGAGCCTTAGGATTAGAAGGTTCTGCTAACGTAGCAAAAGGGGAAACTCAATTTACAGACGTAACAATGACAAACGGATATGACTGGGCTACAGGAGCAATCAACGTAGCTACTAGATTAGGATATATCCAAGGTTACGGAAATGGTAAATTTGGACCTGGAGACAATATCAAATACGAAGATGCAATTACATTACTTGTTAGAATTTTAGGATATGAGCCTGCTGCACAAGAAAAAGGTGGATACCCAGTAGGTTACTTAGTAGTTGCAGAGCAAGATATTGATATGACAGATCACGTTAAAGGAAATACAGGAGAAGCAGCTACAAGAGGAGCTGTATTCCAATTATTAGATAACGCTTTAACAAAACCACTTATGATCCAAACTGGATATGGTGATGAAAAGAAATATGTAGTTTCTGGACAAAAAGGTACTGGTACAGAAAAACAAACAATTTTAACAAACAAATTAGGTATTGATGAAATCGAAGGTAGAGTAACAGCTAACTTCAGAGTAAGCAGCAGATTAAAAGCTAATGAAATTGAAATTACTATTGTAGAAGACAAAAAAGCAACAACAGAAAAATACAAAGTATCTGAAGACATAGATGTAGATGCTTTATTAGGATTAGAAGTAACAGCTTGGGAAGATAAAGATGATGTATTATTTAGATATGAAGTAGACACTGACGAAGAAGATGTTATTTACGATACAGTTGCTAAAGCTGGAGCAAGTGAAAAAGAAGTAAAACTTGTTGTTGAAGATGATGAGTTTGAATGGGCTGACGACGCTAAAGTATACGTAAATAATAAAGAAGTAAAAGCAAAAGACTTTGACGAAATTAAAGACTATGCATACGGTAGAGTTGTATTAGATGAATACGGTGATGTAGCATTTGCATATTTCTTTGAGTTTGATGCAAAAATGCAAGGTATGGCTTTAAAAGTGAAAGACGATGAAATTGAGTTCATAAGCATCGATACTGCAGACGAAGACTTAATTGAACTTGATAAAGCAGAAAAAGTTTATGTATTTAATGCTGATTTCTCAGCTGCTTCTTTAAAAGATATTAAAGAAGGAACTGCAGTATTCGGATGGATAGATGGAGATGACAACTACTACATCGTAATCAAAAATGAAGTAGTAGAAGGAAAACTTGAATCTGTAAGAGTAAGAGACGGTAGACTTACTATTGATGGAAAGAACATCGGAAAAGCTCCTATAGCAATTTACTCTGACAACGAAGGAAAAGAGTACAAAGAATGGTTAACAGATAGCGCAACAAGTGAAAATGATATTGAAGATTTCGTTGATGAGAAAATCAAGGTAATACTTGACTTAGCTGGAAAAGCTATGGTGTTAACAACAGATGCTAACGTTACAAGCAATACTGTATATGGTCTTGCTACTCATTTAAAAGATGACAGCAGAAGCCCTATATTAACAGTATTCACTAGCGAAGGTAAAGAAATAGAATACAAATTTGAAGATAGAGCAGATGCAAGAAAATTAGGTACTTGGATAGAAAATATAGACAAAGCAGGAAATAAAGACGAGTACACAGCAGTAGAGTTTAAGTTAAACAAAGATGGAGAAATAGCTAAAGGTGAAATAAAAGCAAACGCTACTGAAAGCACATTAGATGCTAAGGAATCTAAAGATAAATATGTATCAGTTGGCGGCAAAAAATACTATATTAGAGAAAACACAGTAGTAGTTAAAGCTCTTAATAATAAAGAAAAACAAGAACTTAAGCCTTCTCTAATTAAGTAT encodes:
- a CDS encoding S-layer homology domain-containing protein, producing the protein MRKILSVFLCFLLLFSFSLNVTHALSVEEQAGEYLRKLGLYTGYEDNTLRLDKNITRAEFAALAVRIEGLENLQESRKGNTAFKDVTANHWASGYVNIATSQNLIKGFEDKTFRPEEQITYVQALAVIIRILGYEKYVQGEWPNNYINKAKDLGLDKNIKLSPNTPINRGQIAVIVNNALTVPVTK
- a CDS encoding S-layer homology domain-containing protein; amino-acid sequence: MKKVLSFILVLSMVLGSFGMAFAAPAAGSDIAGHQNEKAILRLNKLGIVKGDDRGFAPDASITRAEFAVLVVRALGLEGSANVAKGETQFTDVTMTNGYDWATGAINVATRLGYIQGYGNGKFGPGDNIKYEDAITLLVRILGYEPAAQEKGGYPVGYLVVAEQDIDMTDHVKGNTGEAATRGAVFQLLDNALTKPLMIQTGYGDEKKYVVSGQKGTGTEKQTILTNKLGIDEIEGRVTANFRVSSRLKANEIEITIVEDKKATTEKYKVSEDIDVDALLGLEVTAWEDKDDVLFRYEVDTDEEDVIYDTVAKAGASEKEVKLVVEDDEFEWADDAKVYVNNKEVKAKDFDEIKDYAYGRVVLDEYGDVAFAYFFEFDAKMQGMALKVKDDEIEFISIDTADEDLIELDKAEKVYVFNADFSAASLKDIKEGTAVFGWIDGDDNYYIVIKNEVVEGKLESVRVRDGRLTIDGKNIGKAPIAIYSDNEGKEYKEWLTDSATSENDIEDFVDEKIKVILDLAGKAMVLTTDANVTSNTVYGLATHLKDDSRSPILTVFTSEGKEIEYKFEDRADARKLGTWIENIDKAGNKDEYTAVEFKLNKDGEIAKGEIKANATESTLDAKESKDKYVSVGGKKYYIRENTVVVKALNNKEKQELKPSLIKYDDIVNRSIAAGEQAIIIGEEGKNADLIVFVNPAFEAKDDVKHGLVTGDVNSKGGKYRVEIAVAGEAKAVEYIVDSRTAVKKGDLVKFSLNNKGEVTDIESFNANDKSEVVKVDARDSDYLQIGGKWKLVDKNAVIYQVDKDGKLDGTSRLNRISSKDTVVFVEDKDGVIQVLVVTTEFTKEAGNGNTTPEGTVTAKVYGKYDASETKITFEVKDKDNNWNVTTEYEITKDTIFVDIDGKVVESIRDNTTPVRNAIAKVGNKVIEVVLTKNKTVDSIYQIEK
- the spoIIE gene encoding stage II sporulation protein E, whose translation is MADKPTILPYQRSYVELESVKPIGKIKTMPLSSINVNIVFLHLVAFLLGRAGILQGLTPFGIAFFTALSQRDRKYGLLGITTFLGIVTVQGLSSSIPYGFALAVIYCLFQYVLDLRKTKIFKASLVGAGAYLLTTALFLSFTGFYLYDWIIVAFESLVIFVVVYISSYAIPVALQNTNRKILSTEEIICIAIITALVLSGINEVYILGLSLRNILGILMTILFAYNGGASIGAAVGITLGLITSMSTGSTPIVIGIFGFSGLLAGIFKDIGKVGSAFGFLMGNAILTFYINGYYEIFIQFKEVAVAFVLFLALPYTWISQMEKFCNTRTGILNSSKTHSDRMRKLTYEKLKECATTFGELSTTFEKISEKQELFANEDLSKLIEKVANNVCHNCGMKRSCWDQNFNTTYQGMLDMLIYIEEKGMLHYDDIPKPMQKRCIRIKAVMEKIAHLYELSYLNMVWKQRLIESRELVGEQLRGVAKVIEELAINVNDKVQFDVDLEDSIYVALDKAGLSVKNIMVSNSEKGNLEIVVDKKQCYNRDHCNDKFLSVVSGAVGATLVKKSRNCSRQEGNESCSFTLVEANKYATCTKSAVAIKEGNQLSGDSHTFMELKNGQYMTALSDGMGTGDKAHLQSSATIDMLEKMMEAGFHREIAIKTINSMLMLKSSDEMFASLDMTLIDLYKGTADFIKIGSSPSFIKRQNGKIDEITSSTLPIGILTDIQVEGNMQNLEDGDLIITVSDGIIDSNQEQGEKWLIEFLKNTKSLNPQEIADGILHNALKFTQNIATDDLTVLVTKVWEVN